One window of Methanobrevibacter woesei genomic DNA carries:
- a CDS encoding ABC transporter permease has protein sequence MSFLSLIVKNPFRNKSRALLAIIGIGIGLATIVALGGITNGLIASAEDTLHSGGTDITIVGSESASAQATSFGTATVSEDWIDKVNNVSGVDQSVGVYSTMLTSQEIPMLSIVGIDRDDVSFADLTITDGELFDKNSSEVVVGKVMAENEDIDVGDSVTIGQEDYDVVGIFESGNSNQDMSLFMDLGKTQELVQDEGNITAIFVKVNPDYDVDAVADDITNQYGDNLTTVTSLSDMAMVGDMIDMLNGASWGISLLAIIIGAVGIINTMLMSVLERTRELGVLKAVGWSGKRILGMIIGESIVITLFAGVVGSIVGVIVVELFTSLNLLGGMTPVYTIDIFVQAFAIAIVVGILGGLYPAIKAIKLPPTEALRYE, from the coding sequence ATGTCATTTTTATCGTTGATTGTTAAAAACCCCTTTAGGAATAAAAGTAGGGCTCTTTTAGCTATTATTGGAATAGGTATTGGATTAGCTACTATTGTTGCTTTAGGTGGAATTACAAATGGTTTAATTGCCAGTGCTGAAGATACTTTGCACTCAGGAGGTACTGATATCACTATTGTGGGTTCAGAATCTGCTTCAGCGCAAGCTACATCTTTTGGAACAGCAACGGTTAGTGAAGATTGGATTGATAAAGTAAACAATGTTAGTGGTGTTGATCAATCGGTTGGAGTTTATTCAACAATGCTGACATCACAGGAGATTCCTATGCTTTCAATTGTTGGAATTGACCGTGATGATGTAAGTTTTGCCGATTTAACTATTACTGATGGAGAACTATTTGATAAAAATAGCTCTGAAGTTGTAGTTGGTAAAGTAATGGCTGAAAATGAAGATATTGATGTTGGTGACTCCGTAACTATTGGACAAGAGGATTATGATGTTGTAGGAATCTTTGAATCTGGTAATTCAAATCAAGATATGAGTTTATTTATGGATTTAGGAAAGACTCAAGAGTTAGTTCAAGATGAAGGCAATATAACTGCCATATTTGTTAAAGTTAATCCAGATTATGATGTGGATGCAGTAGCAGATGATATTACTAACCAATATGGTGATAATTTAACTACAGTCACATCTTTATCTGATATGGCAATGGTTGGAGACATGATTGACATGCTTAATGGTGCTAGTTGGGGTATTTCACTTTTAGCTATTATCATTGGTGCTGTTGGTATTATTAATACTATGTTAATGTCCGTTCTTGAAAGAACTAGAGAGCTTGGTGTTTTAAAGGCAGTTGGATGGTCTGGAAAAAGAATCCTTGGAATGATTATTGGCGAATCAATTGTAATTACTTTATTTGCAGGTGTTGTTGGTTCAATTGTTGGAGTAATTGTTGTTGAATTATTTACTTCCCTTAATTTACTTGGAGGTATGACTCCTGTTTATACAATTGACATATTTGTACAGGCATTTGCAATAGCTATTGTTGTAGGTATTTTAGGTGGTTTATATCCAGCTATTAAAGCAATTAAACTTCCTCCAACTGAAGCATTGAGGTATGAATAG
- a CDS encoding DUF3781 domain-containing protein — translation MKKELLSNISKIHTTELGIERIKKNLDIDVENVVEYCINLIKKENSQIKCKGKNYYIQIDNIELTINKTSYTIITAHKKK, via the coding sequence ATGAAAAAAGAACTTTTATCAAATATCTCAAAAATCCATACTACAGAATTAGGCATTGAAAGAATAAAAAAGAACTTAGATATAGATGTAGAAAATGTAGTGGAATACTGTATAAATTTAATAAAAAAAGAAAATTCACAAATAAAATGCAAAGGTAAAAATTACTATATTCAAATAGATAACATAGAATTAACAATTAATAAAACTAGTTATACCATAATTACGGCACATAAAAAAAAGTAA
- the fbp gene encoding fructose-1,6-bisphosphate aldolase/phosphatase, with protein MKTTVSVIKADIGSVSGHCVAHPELIDICEEVLNDALESNILSDYYIGRCGDDIDLIMTHTNGVENEEVHETAYNAFLKATERARELKLYGAGQDLLSDTFSGNIKGMGPGCAEMEFKERPSDPVIVYCCDKTEPGAFNLPLFKIFADPFNTAGLVIDPSLHDGFTFEVFDVIEHRKVLLKCPEEMYDLLALIGSTGRYVIKRVFKKNGEIAAAVSTEKLNLMAGEYVGKDDPVAIVRAQSGFPANGECVEPFAFPHMVSGWMRGSHNGPMMPVSELEANPIRFDGPPRVVGLGFQVADAKLIGPVDLFDDPAFDPTRKEAAEIATYIRRHGPFEPHRLPAEEMEYTSLPGVMEKLEKRFEDME; from the coding sequence ATGAAAACAACTGTAAGTGTAATTAAAGCAGATATTGGTAGTGTTTCTGGTCACTGTGTTGCACATCCAGAATTAATCGACATTTGTGAAGAAGTTTTAAACGATGCTTTAGAATCTAATATTTTATCTGACTATTATATTGGTCGTTGTGGTGACGACATTGATTTAATCATGACTCACACCAATGGTGTAGAAAATGAAGAAGTACATGAAACTGCATATAATGCATTTTTAAAAGCTACTGAAAGAGCACGTGAATTGAAATTATATGGTGCAGGTCAAGACTTGTTATCCGATACTTTCTCTGGAAACATCAAAGGTATGGGTCCAGGATGTGCTGAAATGGAATTTAAAGAAAGACCAAGTGACCCAGTAATTGTATATTGCTGTGATAAAACTGAACCTGGTGCTTTCAATTTACCTCTCTTTAAAATCTTTGCAGATCCATTTAACACTGCAGGATTAGTAATCGATCCAAGTTTACACGATGGATTTACTTTTGAAGTGTTTGATGTAATTGAACATAGAAAAGTATTATTAAAATGTCCTGAAGAAATGTATGACTTACTTGCATTAATTGGTTCCACTGGAAGATATGTAATTAAAAGAGTATTCAAGAAAAATGGTGAAATCGCTGCTGCTGTAAGTACTGAAAAATTAAACTTAATGGCTGGTGAATACGTAGGTAAAGATGACCCTGTAGCTATTGTAAGAGCACAATCTGGTTTCCCTGCTAATGGTGAATGTGTTGAACCATTTGCATTCCCTCACATGGTAAGTGGATGGATGAGAGGGTCCCACAATGGTCCTATGATGCCTGTTTCAGAACTTGAAGCAAATCCAATTAGATTTGATGGACCTCCTAGAGTTGTTGGTTTAGGTTTCCAAGTTGCAGATGCTAAATTAATTGGTCCTGTTGACTTATTCGATGACCCTGCATTTGACCCAACAAGAAAAGAAGCAGCTGAAATAGCTACTTACATCAGAAGACATGGTCCATTTGAACCTCACAGATTACCTGCTGAAGAAATGGAATACACTTCATTACCTGGTGTAATGGAAAAACTCGAAAAAAGATTCGAAGATATGGAATAA
- a CDS encoding DUF2085 domain-containing protein, whose protein sequence is MKWSNLICHRLPERSFFIKGHQFPVCARCTGFYISLAILVLYDLLFPITFTFNGFIGGIFLCMPFIVDGFTQYWGFRQSTNLLRLITGLLGTIGIVLAFGYIVKVLW, encoded by the coding sequence ATGAAATGGTCCAATCTTATTTGTCATAGATTGCCTGAAAGAAGTTTTTTCATTAAAGGCCATCAGTTTCCAGTCTGTGCAAGATGCACAGGTTTTTATATTAGTTTAGCTATTTTAGTATTATATGACCTATTATTTCCAATTACTTTCACATTTAATGGTTTTATAGGGGGAATATTTCTCTGCATGCCTTTTATTGTTGATGGTTTTACTCAATATTGGGGATTTAGGCAAAGTACTAATTTGCTTCGTTTAATAACTGGTTTATTAGGCACTATTGGCATTGTACTTGCTTTTGGATATATTGTTAAAGTTTTATGGTGA
- the thiI gene encoding tRNA uracil 4-sulfurtransferase ThiI, translated as MDYDLVILRYGEIGLKSSKVRSRFEKKLVKNIRASIDCEVDRNQGRIYLFPKDFEECLSKLNKIFGIVSYSPAISTYSNFEDIKSTLSDYVDGLVELGDIDSKTKFAIKCRRVGKHDFSSQQMAAFCGSVVVEKLGCPVDLTNPELTIYVEIRDDDAFIYHEKIEGPGGLPLGTQGKVISLLSSGIDSPVATYLMMKRGCEVVALHFDGAPFTQPKAVENVEKIIEKLQEYASGVPIKTRIIKYGDYLQKCKDDAPEKLTCVLCKSGMYKLAEKLAEDMGALAIVDGSSVGQVASQTLSNILATRYGVEMPILSPLIGLDKIEIERIADEIGTFEISKIDDGGCSAVPRYPETKADIERVREAQESMNQEKVIEETYANN; from the coding sequence ATGGATTATGATTTAGTTATTTTACGTTATGGTGAGATTGGTCTAAAAAGCAGTAAAGTTAGATCCAGATTTGAAAAAAAGCTTGTGAAAAATATTAGGGCTTCTATTGACTGTGAAGTTGATAGAAACCAAGGTAGAATATACCTATTTCCTAAAGATTTTGAAGAGTGTTTGTCTAAATTAAATAAGATTTTTGGAATAGTTTCTTACTCTCCGGCTATTTCAACATACAGTAATTTTGAAGATATTAAATCCACTTTATCTGATTATGTGGATGGTTTAGTTGAATTGGGAGATATTGATTCTAAAACTAAATTTGCAATCAAATGTAGGAGAGTTGGAAAACATGACTTTTCATCTCAGCAAATGGCTGCTTTTTGTGGATCTGTTGTTGTTGAAAAATTAGGATGTCCTGTTGATTTAACAAATCCTGAACTTACAATTTATGTTGAAATAAGGGATGATGATGCTTTTATTTATCATGAAAAAATAGAAGGTCCTGGAGGTTTACCTTTAGGAACACAGGGTAAAGTTATCTCTCTTTTATCTAGTGGGATAGATTCACCTGTTGCTACCTATTTGATGATGAAAAGAGGATGTGAGGTTGTAGCCCTTCATTTTGATGGAGCTCCTTTTACACAACCAAAAGCTGTTGAAAATGTTGAAAAAATAATAGAAAAATTACAGGAATATGCTTCAGGTGTTCCAATTAAAACTAGGATAATAAAATATGGTGATTATCTTCAAAAATGTAAAGATGATGCTCCTGAAAAGTTAACCTGTGTTTTATGTAAATCTGGAATGTATAAACTAGCTGAAAAATTGGCTGAGGATATGGGTGCCTTAGCTATTGTGGATGGAAGCAGTGTAGGTCAGGTAGCATCTCAGACTCTTTCTAACATATTAGCTACTCGTTATGGTGTAGAAATGCCTATTTTAAGCCCTTTAATTGGTTTGGATAAAATTGAAATTGAAAGAATTGCTGATGAAATTGGAACATTTGAGATATCTAAAATCGATGATGGGGGATGTAGTGCAGTTCCAAGATATCCTGAAACAAAAGCAGATATTGAAAGAGTAAGAGAAGCTCAAGAATCAATGAATCAAGAAAAAGTTATTGAAGAAACCTATGCTAATAATTAG
- a CDS encoding potassium/proton antiporter: MEHNLIFLAIGLLLIGSVFLSRFTSKIGIPTLVVFLIIGISLDTSNLISSTVHNYELVQTISIFALIMIMFSGGLDTEVKLMKPIVKPGLSLSTVGVVITAFIIGIVVHLMLGLDLMLSLLLGSIISSTDAAAVFSIFKTQNMKIKNNLDSMLELESGTNDPMAYILVISFIELITVPNLAISTLVIHFIQSLVLGTIFGFVLGKFFAKILAKIHLAVDGLYPVLLLSTAILSFSVSEFVGGNGFLAVYLAALIIGNSNIKNKESQMSFFEGFAWLMQVALFILLGVFTTPSELFSVFIPAVFISILIIFVARPIAVLISLAPFNVDVNSKAFVSWAGIKGAVPIVFAFYPLVYQIPGANLMFNIVLVTTCISVLLQGSTLKFMAKRFNLLDD, translated from the coding sequence ATGGAGCACAACTTAATTTTTTTAGCAATAGGACTTTTATTAATTGGAAGTGTTTTTTTATCTAGGTTTACTTCTAAAATTGGTATTCCAACTTTAGTTGTCTTTTTAATCATTGGTATTTCTCTAGATACTTCTAATCTTATTAGTTCTACTGTACATAACTATGAGCTTGTTCAAACGATAAGTATCTTTGCTCTTATTATGATTATGTTTTCTGGGGGTCTAGATACTGAGGTTAAATTAATGAAACCAATTGTTAAGCCTGGACTGTCATTATCTACAGTTGGAGTTGTCATAACTGCATTTATTATAGGTATTGTAGTTCATTTAATGTTAGGCTTAGATTTAATGTTATCTTTGCTTTTAGGATCAATTATTTCATCTACTGATGCAGCAGCTGTATTTTCAATATTTAAAACACAGAATATGAAAATTAAAAATAACTTGGACAGTATGCTTGAGCTTGAAAGTGGTACTAATGATCCAATGGCATATATTCTTGTAATATCTTTTATTGAATTAATTACAGTTCCGAATTTGGCTATTTCTACTTTAGTAATTCATTTTATCCAGTCATTAGTTTTAGGTACAATATTTGGTTTTGTTTTAGGAAAATTCTTTGCAAAAATACTTGCAAAAATACATTTGGCAGTTGATGGACTTTATCCAGTGCTATTATTATCAACAGCTATCCTATCCTTTTCAGTCTCAGAGTTTGTTGGAGGAAATGGATTTTTAGCCGTATATTTAGCAGCACTTATTATTGGTAATTCTAATATTAAAAATAAGGAATCTCAAATGTCTTTCTTTGAAGGATTTGCTTGGTTAATGCAGGTTGCATTATTTATATTGTTAGGAGTATTTACAACACCATCTGAGTTGTTTTCAGTATTTATTCCAGCAGTCTTTATTTCCATTTTAATAATCTTTGTTGCAAGACCAATAGCTGTTTTAATATCTCTTGCACCATTTAATGTGGATGTTAATTCAAAGGCATTTGTTTCATGGGCAGGTATTAAAGGGGCAGTACCAATTGTATTTGCCTTTTATCCGCTCGTATATCAAATCCCTGGTGCAAATCTGATGTTTAACATAGTATTAGTTACAACTTGTATCTCTGTACTTTTACAAGGTTCAACACTTAAATTTATGGCAAAACGTTTTAATTTATTAGATGATTAA
- the alaS gene encoding alanine--tRNA ligase: protein MVEIFKELGYIKQTCKTCGNEFYSQVERDTCGDAPCDEYEFIGNPATDKPYTLYEIQQVFREFLEKEGHTHIPRYPILAKRWRDDVFLVGASIFCFQPWVTSGLVKPPANPLELAQPSVRLNDVDNVGRTGRHMTCFTMGTHTVINTEDDFIYWEDETIRLCHEFFKYIGINTEEITFIKSWWRGGGNEGPCYEVCVRGVELATLVFIQYKTLENGEMEEIPIKVVDTGYGLERIAWISQGTPTAYDACFGPVIDKLKELTGVTLNEDILGRNAQIAGMMDIEDIGDLKELRQKVADSLGLTLDELLEFAEPMEAIYIIADHTRCLAFMLTDGIIPSNVKEGYLARLVLRRTIRFMKELNMKESLADVMAIQLDFLTKFYPEIEESKDHIMNIISLEEERYQTTINKGRSTVKRSIKKLKKDGQSEMPLDMLIDLYDAHGLPPETVEEIANSLDFKVNIPDNFFTLVANEHEVDKSNKKESFEIDYPETDLLFYKDFNQKEFDAEVLGLVEKDGKKALVFDRTVFYPEGGGQPSDLGTIEYNGKTFDVTYAEKVNNVVLHYVDGDIADLVGKTVSGKIDWDRRITLARHHTATHLIVASAREVLGEHIWQAGAQKGVSRSRIDLSHYKRISQEELDEIERRANEYVMENIPLDIQFHSRDEAEQLYGFKLYQGGIVPGKIIRVVKIPGVDVQACAGTHVLNTGAIGPIKINKTERVQDGVERIDFSAGLAAVDSIQNENRLLRESSAIFKVDDDQLPKTCDRFFSEWKSQKNEIDKLKSQIASLKMNSLTDNVCEINGLGVLRELIDADFKELQKIATDFTDNGKADIVIIGNNDGKIVGSASNKAIDNEIKINDIIKEAAQVLGGGGGGRLTLAQGAGPKAENMESALDKAVDLIKN, encoded by the coding sequence ATGGTTGAAATTTTTAAAGAACTTGGATATATAAAACAAACATGTAAAACTTGTGGTAATGAGTTTTATTCACAAGTTGAAAGGGATACATGTGGGGATGCTCCTTGTGATGAATATGAGTTCATTGGAAATCCTGCAACAGATAAACCTTACACTTTGTATGAAATTCAACAAGTTTTTAGAGAATTTTTAGAAAAAGAAGGTCACACTCATATACCTCGTTATCCAATACTAGCCAAAAGATGGAGGGATGATGTATTTTTAGTTGGTGCATCAATATTCTGTTTCCAACCTTGGGTAACTTCTGGTTTAGTTAAACCTCCTGCTAATCCTCTTGAATTAGCTCAACCTTCTGTCCGTCTTAATGATGTTGATAATGTTGGAAGAACTGGTAGACATATGACTTGTTTTACAATGGGTACTCATACTGTTATCAATACTGAAGATGACTTTATTTATTGGGAAGATGAGACTATAAGACTTTGTCATGAGTTTTTCAAATACATTGGAATAAATACTGAAGAGATTACCTTTATTAAATCCTGGTGGAGAGGTGGAGGTAATGAAGGGCCATGTTATGAAGTCTGTGTTAGAGGTGTTGAACTAGCTACTTTGGTTTTTATCCAATATAAAACTTTAGAAAATGGAGAAATGGAAGAAATCCCAATTAAAGTTGTGGATACTGGTTATGGACTTGAAAGAATAGCTTGGATTTCTCAAGGTACTCCAACTGCTTATGATGCATGTTTCGGTCCAGTTATTGATAAATTAAAAGAATTAACTGGCGTTACTCTTAATGAAGATATTTTAGGACGTAATGCTCAGATAGCTGGAATGATGGATATTGAAGATATTGGGGATTTAAAAGAGTTACGTCAGAAAGTAGCTGATAGTTTAGGCCTTACTTTAGATGAATTATTAGAATTTGCAGAGCCTATGGAAGCTATTTATATAATTGCAGATCATACTCGTTGTCTTGCTTTCATGTTAACTGATGGTATTATTCCATCTAATGTAAAAGAAGGTTATTTGGCCAGATTAGTTTTAAGAAGAACTATTCGTTTCATGAAAGAGTTGAATATGAAAGAATCCTTAGCTGATGTAATGGCTATCCAACTTGATTTCTTAACTAAATTTTATCCTGAAATTGAGGAATCTAAGGACCATATTATGAATATTATTTCTCTTGAAGAAGAAAGATATCAAACCACTATCAATAAAGGAAGAAGCACTGTTAAAAGGTCTATTAAGAAACTTAAAAAAGATGGTCAAAGTGAAATGCCTTTAGACATGCTTATTGATTTATATGATGCTCATGGACTCCCTCCTGAAACTGTTGAAGAAATAGCTAATTCTTTAGACTTTAAAGTTAATATTCCAGATAATTTCTTTACTTTAGTAGCTAATGAACATGAAGTTGATAAATCTAACAAAAAGGAAAGTTTTGAGATTGATTATCCTGAAACTGATTTGTTATTCTATAAAGACTTCAATCAAAAAGAATTTGATGCTGAAGTATTAGGATTAGTTGAAAAAGATGGTAAAAAGGCTTTAGTATTTGACAGAACTGTATTTTATCCTGAAGGTGGAGGTCAGCCTTCTGATTTAGGTACTATTGAATATAATGGTAAAACTTTTGATGTTACCTATGCAGAGAAAGTTAATAATGTAGTACTCCATTATGTTGATGGAGATATTGCAGACTTAGTTGGAAAAACAGTTTCTGGTAAAATTGATTGGGATAGAAGAATTACCTTGGCTCGCCATCATACTGCAACTCATTTAATTGTTGCATCAGCTCGTGAAGTTCTTGGAGAACATATCTGGCAGGCAGGTGCTCAAAAAGGAGTATCCAGGTCACGTATTGATTTATCTCATTATAAACGTATTTCTCAAGAGGAACTTGATGAAATTGAAAGGAGAGCTAATGAATATGTAATGGAAAACATTCCTTTGGATATTCAGTTCCACTCTAGAGATGAAGCTGAACAGCTTTATGGATTTAAACTTTATCAGGGAGGTATTGTTCCTGGTAAAATTATTCGTGTAGTAAAAATACCTGGTGTAGATGTTCAGGCTTGTGCTGGTACACATGTATTGAATACTGGTGCTATTGGTCCAATCAAAATCAATAAAACTGAAAGAGTTCAAGATGGTGTTGAAAGAATTGATTTCTCTGCTGGTTTAGCTGCTGTTGATTCTATACAAAATGAAAACAGATTATTAAGAGAAAGTTCAGCCATTTTCAAAGTAGATGATGATCAACTTCCTAAAACATGTGACAGGTTCTTTAGTGAATGGAAATCACAGAAAAATGAGATTGACAAGTTAAAATCTCAAATTGCTTCTCTTAAAATGAACTCTTTAACTGACAATGTTTGTGAAATTAATGGTTTAGGCGTTCTTCGCGAATTAATTGATGCTGACTTTAAAGAGCTTCAAAAAATAGCTACTGATTTCACAGACAATGGAAAAGCAGATATTGTTATCATTGGAAATAATGATGGTAAAATTGTTGGTTCTGCTTCCAATAAAGCTATTGATAATGAAATAAAAATTAATGATATTATTAAAGAAGCTGCTCAAGTACTTGGTGGTGGGGGTGGAGGTCGTTTGACCCTTGCTCAAGGTGCTGGACCTAAGGCAGAAAATATGGAATCTGCATTAGATAAAGCAGTAGATTTAATTAAAAATTAA
- the rpl12p gene encoding 50S ribosomal protein P1 — protein sequence MEYIYAAMILHSAEKDINEENVKSIIEAAGIEADDARIKALIAALEDVDIEEAMETSAMAAAPVAAAPVAEAAAEEEEEEEEEEEEAAEEEAAAGLGALFG from the coding sequence ATGGAATATATTTATGCGGCAATGATTTTGCACAGTGCAGAAAAAGACATTAATGAAGAAAACGTTAAAAGTATTATTGAAGCAGCAGGTATCGAAGCAGATGATGCTAGAATCAAAGCATTAATCGCAGCTTTAGAAGATGTTGACATCGAAGAAGCTATGGAAACCTCTGCAATGGCAGCAGCTCCTGTAGCAGCAGCTCCTGTAGCTGAAGCAGCAGCTGAAGAAGAGGAAGAAGAAGAGGAAGAAGAGGAAGAAGCAGCTGAAGAAGAAGCAGCAGCTGGTTTAGGTGCTTTATTCGGATAG
- a CDS encoding 50S ribosomal protein L10, with the protein MAHVAEWKKEEVSELKGLIDSYDVVGIVDLLNIPAKQLQEMRKSLNGKAVIRMSKKNLIDLALEDCNADKTNIVGLSDYMDGQVAVIATEMNPFKLYKILEDSKTAAPAKPGSIATDDIIIPEGDTGFEPGPFLGELQQVGIPARIDKGKIVVSKETVLVEAGEEVSKEVASTLSRMDINPMEVGIDLKAVYEDEAIYTSDVLAIDEEETLADIQSAFTRAFNLSVNAAIPTEETISTIISLAYNRAINVAMEGGIMTSETSEPLIGLAQAKMLSLASLVADVEGALDEELAEKVSSAAASATVAVVEEAEPADDEPEDEPEEDAEEEAAAGLGALFG; encoded by the coding sequence ATGGCTCATGTTGCTGAATGGAAAAAAGAAGAAGTTAGCGAACTCAAAGGGTTAATAGATTCTTATGATGTTGTTGGTATTGTTGATTTATTAAACATTCCAGCAAAACAGCTCCAAGAAATGAGAAAATCCCTTAATGGTAAAGCTGTAATAAGAATGTCTAAAAAGAACCTTATTGATTTAGCTCTTGAAGATTGTAATGCTGATAAAACCAATATTGTTGGATTATCTGATTATATGGATGGTCAAGTTGCTGTTATTGCAACCGAAATGAATCCTTTCAAATTATACAAAATATTAGAAGATAGCAAAACTGCAGCTCCTGCTAAACCAGGATCTATTGCTACTGATGATATTATTATACCTGAAGGAGATACTGGTTTTGAACCAGGTCCATTCCTCGGTGAATTACAACAAGTTGGTATTCCTGCTAGAATTGATAAAGGAAAAATTGTTGTTTCTAAAGAAACTGTTCTTGTAGAAGCAGGGGAAGAAGTATCCAAAGAAGTAGCTAGTACCTTATCTAGAATGGATATTAACCCAATGGAAGTAGGAATTGATTTAAAAGCAGTATATGAAGATGAAGCAATTTATACTTCTGATGTACTCGCAATCGATGAGGAAGAAACATTAGCTGATATTCAAAGTGCATTTACTAGAGCATTTAATTTATCTGTTAATGCAGCTATACCTACAGAAGAAACAATTTCCACAATTATTAGTCTCGCTTACAACAGAGCAATTAACGTTGCTATGGAAGGAGGCATAATGACTTCTGAAACTTCTGAACCATTAATTGGTTTAGCTCAGGCTAAAATGTTATCCTTAGCATCACTTGTAGCTGATGTTGAAGGTGCATTAGATGAAGAATTAGCAGAAAAAGTTTCCAGTGCTGCAGCTAGTGCAACTGTTGCAGTAGTTGAAGAAGCTGAACCTGCAGATGATGAACCTGAGGACGAACCTGAAGAAGATGCAGAAGAAGAAGCAGCAGCTGGGTTAGGGGCTCTCTTCGGTTAG
- a CDS encoding 50S ribosomal protein L1, with translation MTQEVLEAVKEAKEQSKPRNFTQSVDMIINVRDLDVKKPENRFNEEVTLPNGRGKDVKIGVIADGELIVQAKDAGVALVINKDDLEALGKDRKQAKSAANSVDFFIAQADMMPLVGRFLGPILGPRNKMPKPVPASIKLDPLLERLQSTIKVGIKQQPSIQVIVGSQDMSDEELAENIETVLTVLDRQLDKGRSQIKSMFIKTTMGPTVRVI, from the coding sequence ATGACACAAGAAGTATTAGAAGCGGTGAAGGAGGCAAAAGAACAATCAAAGCCGAGAAACTTCACTCAGTCAGTGGACATGATTATTAATGTTCGTGACTTAGATGTCAAAAAACCAGAAAATAGGTTTAATGAGGAAGTTACTCTTCCTAACGGCCGTGGTAAAGATGTAAAAATCGGAGTCATTGCTGACGGGGAACTTATTGTTCAAGCTAAAGATGCTGGTGTCGCTCTTGTAATAAACAAAGATGATTTAGAAGCTTTAGGAAAAGACAGAAAACAAGCAAAAAGTGCTGCAAACTCTGTTGATTTCTTTATAGCTCAAGCTGATATGATGCCACTTGTTGGTAGATTTTTAGGTCCAATTTTAGGTCCTCGTAATAAAATGCCAAAACCAGTGCCAGCTAGTATCAAATTAGATCCTCTTTTAGAAAGATTACAAAGCACTATCAAAGTTGGTATTAAACAACAACCTTCTATTCAAGTTATCGTTGGAAGTCAAGATATGTCCGACGAAGAATTAGCTGAAAATATTGAAACTGTTCTTACTGTCTTAGACCGCCAGTTAGATAAAGGAAGAAGTCAAATAAAATCCATGTTTATTAAAACAACTATGGGTCCTACTGTGAGGGTGATTTAG
- a CDS encoding 50S ribosomal protein L11 — translation MAKDTVEVLIEGGSATAGPPLGPALGPFGINMMQVVEEINNKSADFAGMKVPVKVIIDRDTKEFDIEIGTPPTTSLIMEELGIEKASHEPGLDIVNDLPIDKALKIARMKFDSLLANDYKAGVKEVMGTCVSMGLSVDGKDPREAQKDVDAGKYDDILVE, via the coding sequence ATGGCTAAAGATACCGTTGAAGTTCTTATCGAAGGTGGAAGCGCAACTGCGGGACCTCCATTAGGCCCAGCATTAGGCCCTTTCGGTATTAATATGATGCAAGTAGTTGAAGAAATTAATAATAAAAGTGCTGACTTTGCAGGAATGAAAGTGCCTGTTAAAGTTATCATTGATAGAGATACTAAAGAATTCGATATTGAAATTGGTACTCCTCCAACTACATCACTTATTATGGAAGAGCTTGGCATTGAAAAAGCTTCTCACGAACCAGGTTTAGATATTGTAAATGATTTACCAATTGACAAAGCTTTAAAAATCGCAAGAATGAAATTTGATTCTTTACTTGCAAATGATTACAAAGCAGGAGTCAAAGAAGTAATGGGAACCTGTGTCAGTATGGGACTTTCTGTTGATGGTAAAGATCCTAGAGAAGCACAAAAAGATGTTGATGCAGGAAAATATGATGATATTTTAGTAGAATAA